The Lewinellaceae bacterium DNA window ATGGATCCATGCCGCCAGTCCGGTTACAATCGAGGCATAAACAGGATTGCGCTTACCATCTTTATCAAAGTAGCTCCACCACAAAGCTGTAATCACCCAATGAGCGCATAAAGCCGGATGTCCGTCACGAAACAGCAATGTAGGACTCAGCCCAAAAAATAAACTACCCAGCCAGGCAAATGCCGGAGGGGCAGATAGTGCGCGGAGGAGCCGGTACCCAAACCATGTTTGCAGGGCAAAACAGGTGAAAAGCCACCAGCCGATGTACTGAAAAGGTTCCGGTAATAAAGGGCTCAACACCTTGAGTGGCATGGCTACCAATGGAATGGCATCGGTATAGCCCATACTGCTGACCATCGGATAAGCATATCCGGTCAGGGTGCCGGGAGGCCAGTGCCACTCCCCGAACCGGTAATAGACCCAGCCGAAATAATGCTGAGTCCAGTCAGCTCCGGGAACCATAAACCAGTCCGGAAATCCGGGATTAAGTGCCCCGATCCCAAACTGCAGGGTTACGGCAAACCAGGCGACGATTAAGCTGGTGCCGGCAGCAAGATATGACCAGTGTTTTTCAGCCATTTTCGGATTGCAGCGCATCCCAGTATTCCACCGCCCGGCGGGTGTGGGGAATGCATATCGAGCCACCGACCAGGTTCGCGATCGAAAGGATCTCAAAGAATTCGTCCTCGTTCATACCCAGGTCCTTGCATTTTCCGATATGATATTTAATGCAGTCGTCGCAGCGCAATACCATGGAAGCAATAAGGCCCAGCATCTCCTTGGTTTTGGTGGACAAAGCGCCTTCTTCGTAGGCGTGGCTGTCCAGGTTGTAAAAGCGGCGCATGACTTTGTTGTCGTGACCGAGGATACGGTCATTCATGCGGGATCGATATTCATTGAAATCTCCGACGATAGACATATTGGATGCTTTTTAGATTTCTACAAAGATGATCATCCGGCTTAATTTTTTTGGCACTATGGCTGAATGAAATGCAGAGTACTAATCCGGGAAAACATTTCAACTGGTGAAATCGGTTGTGGGATATGGATATTCAACAGAAAATCATCCTTTTAGGCGATGTTTTCAGACCAGGATAAACAACATTTTTGGAGGGATAAAAATGAAGTCTTTGTTCAGACAAAAGACTTTGATTTGAAGATTGCATAACCATAATCAAGGATGATGAAACCACTTTGCAGACTTGCTTTAACCAGTTTGTTCATTTCAGTGTTTACTCTGGCCTGGGGTCAGGAGTATGATCCAAGCACCGGAAACACCCATTATCCGAACGGTACCATTTACCTCTCGAATAGAAATGGTCATGGTCAGGGCCCGGTCGTATTGGGGCCTACTAAAGATGATGGATCGCGCGAAAGGGCCGATTGCGACGAGAATGAAGAACGCTGCCGTGAATTACTGGAAGAAGCGGCGGACAGCAACAAACCTACAACGCCAGCACCAGACGACGGAGGTTCTGAAGGGAGCACAGGAGATGAAGAAACGACCAGTCAGGCGTTGTATACCGAAATACAACAATACATTGCGCAGTACAAAATAAAGCCCGGGGTTTGGCTTAAAGCCAACGGAAAGTGGTCGTTTATGAGAGACCCCAAAAGCTGGAACAGGAAGATTTACAGCAGCTGGAAGTAGCAGCATAAAGCTAATGAAAGAGAAAGGTGTCCTGGGGCACCTTTTTTTATTGGTATCGTTCAGGATTTCAGACGGTGCCCTTGTTGTGATACCTCCAGATTGATATGAGGAGTCGAAAGAAAAAAACGACCGTGGTCATTAAAGTCGCGACGGCAAAAAAGGTCATCTCGGACCGAATGTAGGGCTCCATAGATTCCTGCCCCATGTTGGTCAGATGGTACATAAATGATTGCAGGCCTTCGTCATTGATGTATTCATTGAATGCCTTGAACTGCCTCAATGTGTAGAGAAACAAGGGTATGCACCCGACCATCATCAGGGCTTTCAGCCATTGAACACGAGCGAAAAATGAATATGGAAGTAAGAATAACCACCGAACCAGCGTTATAAACACGCCAATGAACCAAAGATTGCTAAAGAGGAACGGAAATTGATAGATCTTTTTCGTGATCGGTAATAGTATCAGAAGCATCAAAACGCCGGCGAAGGTCCATCCGATCATTTCAATTGTCCAAATAGTTCGTGCCTGGATGCGATTCATAGCACAAAAATAACCGCCCTGGGAGATTTTGTCAGACTATGGTATGATCATATGAAATTATGATTCAGATCATAACCTCTGTACGCGAATTTGGTTGTAATTTATAATAGAATAAAAATCGGATCATGATGAACGTACTTTTACCAGTTTCAGAATTTATGGCTAAAGATCTTATTACCGTAGGAGAAGGAGATGGTTTGAATGAAGTAAAGAAGATTTTTGATGACCATAATATCCACCACATTCCGGTGGTTCACTTCAAAGAGATAAAAGGAATGATTTCCAAGACCGACTTTCTTGCTTACCAGAAAGGGGTAGGTAAGGAGGCGGATCTCGCTAAAATCGATGCTAAGCAGGTGATGACCACAAAATTGGCCAAGTTGTCTCCGGATGACCGGATTCAAATTGCCATAGACCTCTTCACCCTGAACCGCTTTCATGCACTGCCGGTAGTCGATAAAGGAGAGTTGGTAGGATTGATCACCACCCACGACCTGATCATTGCTTTATCCAAGGAGAAGATCCATCTGGAAGACTATAAGCACTGACGGGCATACGTTAAGCAGCTTTAGCAGGAGGTGTGATTTACATTGACTAACCAAATTCGCAATCACATGTGGATCAAAGATGACATTGCCATCCAGGAAATCAAGCAGGCATTTTCCAAAAAATTCCCCGGGTTAAAAATTGAATTCTACAAAGAACATCATGAAGCCGGAGAAGGGTCACCCCAAAAGGCCATCATTGATGACCGGGTAATGATCGGAGATATCCGGTCCAATCACGAAGAAGGCGATCTGGAGATTCAGGGAGATATGCCGGTCAAGAAGTTGGAGACCATCTTTGATCATCAATATGGACTCCACGTTCAGGTGTTCCGGAAGTCACGCAACCTGTGGCTGCAAACCACTGCTACCGACCACTGGACCCTCAAAGAACAGAATGAGAAAGGCTTGCAAACCAATGACGAGTTAAGCTACGGCACCATTACTGAGCGTATCGATTAACAGGTTGGCAAGCCAGAGATATTCTCAGAGGAGTTGAAAAATCCCATAGGCACTGACACCCAGAATCCCGAGGATGCTGAGGATGAGGTAAATGTCATATCCCCTCGAAGGACGAAAGGCATCTGGTGTCCTCCTGAGACGGAAATGAATGGCTGCATACACTACGATCAACAACATCAGTGATCCGGCGATACCCCCACTCATTACCATCAGTACAGGCATCTTGATGGTGAGAAACAGAAGAGCCCATGTCAGTGGAAAGATCCATGACAACCAGGCGATGGAGCGGCGTCGTTGTTCCATGTCGAAAAAATTGATCCAGCCGTATTGCCCGAAAACGTCGCTGTATTGCCGGGCCCAGGCGGCCAGTGCCCCGAACAAGGTGCTGAACAAAACGATGAAAGCCCCAACCAGAAAGATCAGTTTGGCTCCCGGACCCACCGTTTCAGTGTACATCCCTGAAAGGATCTCGATCATCTGAAATCCTTCCGGAATTTCACCCCTTTGATGCAATACGGCAGCACCGAGCAGGTAAAATGATGCTGTTACGCCAGTATAGAATACCATAGCCAGCAAAGCATCCAGCTTCATCACTTTGATCCATCCCTTAGCTCGTGTCTCCCAGCCTGCAGAGTCATCGCGAGGTCCGGTAAAGCGGGCATATCCTTTCTCCAGGCACCAGTAGGTATAATAGATGATCTCTTCACCTCCTACGCCGGTGATCCCAAAGGCAGCGATGGCATACCAAACTGTATTGTTTGGAAGATGACCCTGGAGTCCGGACCAGATATCAGACCAGTGGATGGCGTAGGGCGTAGCCTGGATGAAATAAAGTGAGGTAAAGGTAAATATGGTAAACAATGCGATAAGGACGAGCGCGAATTTTTCGATGTATCCGTAATAACCCCGGTAAACCATCAGGGCTACCACTACCGCCATGACCAAAACCCAATAGGTGACTGACAGCCATGGAAAGATCATATTCAACACAATGCCAACTCCGCCGATAATGCCACCCACCTGGAACATTTTGATCAGGGCCAGGTAAAAATAACCGGCCACACTCCAACGGACCTTGCCAATACGCGGCCCGGGAAGGAGCTGGAAGGATTGCATCGCCGTCTCACCGGTGATGATGGCCTGCTTGGCAAGTTCCATCTGGACCGCGACTTTCACTCCGCAGCTGACCAGAATAACCCAGAAGGTCACGAAACCGGCTTTGGCACCAAGGCTGGTGGTAGCAATGAGTTCTCCGGAACCGACGATGATGGCCGAGAGGATAAAACCTGGTCCCAATTGCTTTAACCGGCTGAGTAAATGGATCGGGGGGGCTTTGATTTGCTGGATATCCAGCCGGTAGGGATCAGTGATATGATCGGTCATTCGTTATTTGGTTTCAGGCATTTACACGTCCATTGAAGATACGAAATGTGCCTGCACCGACAACATCGAATTCTGCCGGACTGCTGTGGATTTCCTTAAGACTCGATTACGTTTTGGAAATGGAGCAAGATTCGCTTACCCTGAAAGATATGCCGTAACTGATGGTCGGTGATGATCTGGAAGGCAAGGCCCAGCGGATAATAGAGCCGGCGGTTGGCCGGAGAGGTTATACTTATTTGTTTTGCAACGGCTTCACCACTGCATTTCATGAAACCGATCATTTTTTGCTGGGAGTTCACAAAATGGCTGAATACTTCTTTCTGGTAGGTGATGGTGGAAGGGGTCCAGACCGGAAAGGTCTTGACTTTCCTGGTATTTTCTGGCTGGACGCTTTTGAGTATAAACTTTCCCATCGTGTTGCCCCACCACCTTCGGAATCCACGTAATTCCTGACCATTACCCAAGGTAACCTGTTCCAGTTGATCAAAATATGAACGGTTTACTTTGTCCAGGTGATCGACAATTTCGTAC harbors:
- a CDS encoding Nramp family divalent metal transporter, whose protein sequence is MTDHITDPYRLDIQQIKAPPIHLLSRLKQLGPGFILSAIIVGSGELIATTSLGAKAGFVTFWVILVSCGVKVAVQMELAKQAIITGETAMQSFQLLPGPRIGKVRWSVAGYFYLALIKMFQVGGIIGGVGIVLNMIFPWLSVTYWVLVMAVVVALMVYRGYYGYIEKFALVLIALFTIFTFTSLYFIQATPYAIHWSDIWSGLQGHLPNNTVWYAIAAFGITGVGGEEIIYYTYWCLEKGYARFTGPRDDSAGWETRAKGWIKVMKLDALLAMVFYTGVTASFYLLGAAVLHQRGEIPEGFQMIEILSGMYTETVGPGAKLIFLVGAFIVLFSTLFGALAAWARQYSDVFGQYGWINFFDMEQRRRSIAWLSWIFPLTWALLFLTIKMPVLMVMSGGIAGSLMLLIVVYAAIHFRLRRTPDAFRPSRGYDIYLILSILGILGVSAYGIFQLL
- a CDS encoding CBS domain-containing protein codes for the protein MMNVLLPVSEFMAKDLITVGEGDGLNEVKKIFDDHNIHHIPVVHFKEIKGMISKTDFLAYQKGVGKEADLAKIDAKQVMTTKLAKLSPDDRIQIAIDLFTLNRFHALPVVDKGELVGLITTHDLIIALSKEKIHLEDYKH
- a CDS encoding carboxymuconolactone decarboxylase family protein, which gives rise to MSIVGDFNEYRSRMNDRILGHDNKVMRRFYNLDSHAYEEGALSTKTKEMLGLIASMVLRCDDCIKYHIGKCKDLGMNEDEFFEILSIANLVGGSICIPHTRRAVEYWDALQSENG
- a CDS encoding DinB family protein; protein product: MTPANDLLSHAEQLIQNQTELLTWQVHDDERLNRRPESDQWSLYEIVDHLDKVNRSYFDQLEQVTLGNGQELRGFRRWWGNTMGKFILKSVQPENTRKVKTFPVWTPSTITYQKEVFSHFVNSQQKMIGFMKCSGEAVAKQISITSPANRRLYYPLGLAFQIITDHQLRHIFQGKRILLHFQNVIES